One window of Quercus robur chromosome 5, dhQueRobu3.1, whole genome shotgun sequence genomic DNA carries:
- the LOC126726187 gene encoding olee1-like protein, translating into MAKSIISLASALCFLSLLGFAHCDSLFSVEGKVYCDTCRIQFVTRISEYMKDATVGIECRDREGGSITHSGTAVTDASGSYKLAVEEEHEEDICAVSLIKSANSDCSEVSKDPFLKKSARVSLTSNNGISSPVRLANPLGFMKKEALPQCADVLKELGLTASDIL; encoded by the exons ATGGCAAAGTCTATCATCTCCCTTGCATCTGCCCTTTGCTTCTTGTCCCTCCTTGGCTTTGCTCACTGCGATAGCCTTTTCTCCGTTGAGGGCAAAGTTTACTGTGACACTTGCCGTATCCAGTTTGTGACAAGGATCAGCGAGTACATGAAAG ATGCAACGGTGGGCATAGAGTGTAGGGACCGTGAAGGCGGTAGCATAACACACAGCGGTACGGCTGTGACTGACGCGTCGGGAAGCTACAAACTTGCAGTCGAAGAAGAGCACGAGGAAGACATTTGCGCAGTATCCCTGATTAAGAGTGCCAATTCTGACTGCAGCGAGGTGAGCAAGGATCCATTTCTCAAGAAGAGTGCTAGGGTCAGCCTCACAAGCAACAATGGCATTTCAAGCCCAGTTCGCCTTGCCAATCCTCTTGGTTTCATGAAGAAGGAAGCTCTTCCCCAATGTGCTGATGTCCTTAAAGAGCTTGGTCTCACTGCTTCTGACATCCTATAA
- the LOC126728295 gene encoding protein AGENET DOMAIN (AGD)-CONTAINING P1-like, with protein sequence MAFRILENVEICKKQEGFLGSYYSGKVLAVVGINRYIVRYETRWAECKTRQLSEVVDADEVRPLPPTISCTNFSMSDKIDAYVNNAWWVAKVVQRLDDVRYFVRLDANGTEFQLPSHKLRIHLDWQDGRWVLPPNANTNTNTIANRYVG encoded by the coding sequence ATGGCGTTTCGGATCTTAGAAAACGTTGAAATATGCAAGAAACAAGAGGGTTTCTTGGGGTCTTATTACAGCGGGAAGGTTTTGGCTGTTGTTGGAATAAATCGGTACATAGTGCGATACGAAACCCGGTGGGCTGAATGTAAGACAAGGCAGTTGAGTGAAGTGGTTGATGCCGATGAAGTTAGGCCTTTGCCACCGACTATTTCATGCACCAACTTCTCCATGTCCGACAAGATTGATGCGTATGTGAATAATGCTTGGTGGGTCGCAAAGGTTGTGCAGAGACTTGATGATGTTCGTTACTTTGTGCGCTTGGACGCTAATGGAACTGAGTTTCAACTCCCTTCACATAAACTTAGGATTCATCTTGATTGGCAAGATGGGAGATGGGTTTTGCCCCCCAATGCCAATACCAATACCAATACCATTGCCAATAGGTATGTGGGTTAA